One segment of Schistocerca nitens isolate TAMUIC-IGC-003100 chromosome 3, iqSchNite1.1, whole genome shotgun sequence DNA contains the following:
- the LOC126249470 gene encoding uncharacterized protein LOC126249470, whose amino-acid sequence MSFISSRARALRQRFGSSQPSLTDNWDTGCNQEYIDDDPRVPSPDIGGSMLSLLNEPEATWQEGEEKSPVFRAQRSKSLDSLTAISVAPLSPPANLQLRSEVFAATSPSSKIPRPQPPKLMEPSVPAFSGPLIHDFPESLSPGSIIPRIPGPPPSPQKSPSTLSAPTTPRYGEPYSPLTPKFPEAPVIPKIPGPPPSPKVSRPSTPKAKEPPSPKFSEASIIPKIPGPPVSPKHSRPTTPKQNEGILVDTSKPSVLQLSQSHSRPASPLLNELSTKEITKSPKLRDPPASPRSPQRSVKKPPDESVPIDEELNIVIPPTVAEHPQPPNQLSVVCDIYESPKSSPVRKPSVKRPLQRCLTLPTKERDDSESLLATMPEKIVEDPGKIPEGESFDQEENRDTVADGCLPTRPTLFDLRPRPKLKTQWSMDDSRSNRVPAGVPSIKPAEKRRRFFMRKQTNSAPDSFEGPGHLSIKPKEHHSVSFCLGSVRKCRGSDSSIQPPTLPTISKYALQSLSDINTVFVQ is encoded by the coding sequence ATGTCCTTCATTTCGTCTCGTGCACGAGCTCTGCGTCAGCGATTTGGATCTTCACAACCGTCTCTCACAGACAACTGGGACACCGGATGCAATCAGGAGTACATCGACGATGATCCACGAGTTCCATCGCCTGATATCGGTGGATCAATGCTGTCACTACTAAACGAACCAGAGGCTACATGGCAAGAAGGAGAGGAAAAATCACCGGTTTTCCGAGCACAACGGTCAAAATCTCTCGACTCTCTCACTGCTATTTCAGTTGCTCCATTAAGTCCTCCTGCTAACTTACAACTACGTTCAGAGGTATTTGCAGCCACTTCACCGTCATCAAAAATACCACGTCCGCAGCCACCAAAACTCATGGAACCATCTGTTCCAGCTTTCTCTGGACCTTTAATCCATGATTTCCCAGAGTCGCTGTCTCCAGGCTCCATTATCCCAAGAATCCCTGGGCCTCCTCCATCACCTCAAAAATCACCATCGACACTTTCAGCTCCAACTACTCCTCGATATGGTGAACCGTACTCTCCATTAACACCGAAATTTCCAGAAGCCCCAGTTATTCCAAAAATACCTGGTCCTCCTCCATCTCCTAAAGTTTCCAGACCGTCGACTCCTAAAGCAAAAGAACCACCTTCCCCAAAATTTTCTGAAGCTTCTATAATTCCAAAGATTCCAGGCCCACCTGTTTCACCCAAACACTCCCGTCCGACTACTCCAAAACAGAACGAAGGGATACTGGTGGACACTTCTAAACCTTCAGTACTGCAGCTGTCACAGAGTCATTCTCGCCCAGCATCACCACTCTTGAACGAGTTGTCTACGAAAGAAATAACAAAGAGTCCAAAATTAAGAGATCCACCAGCTTCACCGAGATCACCACAAAGAAGCGTGAAAAAGCCACCGGATGAATCAGTGCCAATTGATGAAGAACTTAACATAGTCATTCCGCCTACAGTAGCTGAGCATCCGCAGCCACCAAATCAGCTGTCTGTCGTATGCGACATATATGAGTCACCCAAGAGTTCTCCAGTTCGTAAGCCTTCAGTGAAACGACCACTCCAGCGGTGTTTGACTCTTCCGACCAAAGAGCGCGATGACTCAGAGTCGCTCCTAGCAACAATGCCAGAAAAAATTGTAGAAGATCCTGGTAAGATACCAGAAGGTGAGTCCTTCGACCAAGAGGAGAACAGAGACACAGTTGCTGATGGTTGTCTGCCTACACGACCGACCCTGTTCGACCTGCGACCGCGACCGAAGTTAAAGACCCAATGGTCGATGGACGACAGCCGGTCAAACAGAGTACCTGCAGGCGTCCCCTCAATAAAGCCGGCGGAGAAGCGCAGGCGATTTTTCATGCGTAAGCAGACCAACTCTGCTCCTGACTCTTTCGAGGGTCCCGGCCATCTCAGTATTAAGCCGAAAGAGCATCACTCAGTCAGCTTCTGTTTGGGCAGCGTGAGGAAGTGTAGAGGATCTGACAGCTCCATTCAGCCGCCTACACTTCCAACAATAAGTAAGTATGCTTTACAGTCTCTATCCGATATTAATACTGTGTTTGTCCAGTGA